In one Grus americana isolate bGruAme1 chromosome 1, bGruAme1.mat, whole genome shotgun sequence genomic region, the following are encoded:
- the HSPA13 gene encoding heat shock 70 kDa protein 13 — protein MAGQMAVLGSAILALLLAGYLAQQYLPMPTPKVIGIDLGTTYCSVGVFLPGTGQVKVIADENGHNSIPSIVSFTDRDVYVGYDGLELADSNPQNTIYDAKRFIGKIFTSEELKSESSRYPFKIFNNNGSAEFSVTTNETFRITPEHIGAQLLLKLKKMAEDYLGMPISKAVISVPAEFDERQRNSTIKAANLAGLEILRVINEPTAAAMAYGLHKADVFNVLVVDLGGGTLDVSLLNKQGGMFLTRAMAGNNKLGGQDFNQRLMLYLYDQLHQKYGSLPTRKEEIHRLRQAVEAVKLNLTVHEAATLRVSLTMPERKLTKELPESEVTTNTVLKGKSSQKTKDLKNLGDTSKVENNFVKVVFETEISRKQFELLNEDLFEKILVPIEQVLKEGHLHKAEVDEIVLVGGSTRIPQIRKVIQDFFGKEPNTSVDPDLAVVTGVAIQAGIVGGSWPLQVSAIEIPNKHLQKTNFN, from the exons ATGGCCGGGCAGATGGCGGTGCTGG GTTCGGCTATTCTGGCTCTCTTGTTAGCCGGCTACCTAGCACAACAATATTTACCAATGCCTACGCCGAAAGTAATTGGGATTGACCTTGGCACGACTTACTGCTCTGTTGGTGTCTTTCTTCCTGGAACGGGGCAGGTGAAGGTTATTGCAGATGAAAATGGGCACAACAGCATACCAAGTATAGTCTCTTTCACAGACAGAGATGTGTATGTAGGATATGATGGCCTAGAACTGGCTGATTCAAATCCTCAGAACACCATATATGATGCAAAAAGATTCATTGGGAAAATCTTCACTTCGGAAGAACTGAAAAGTGAAAGTAGCAGGTATCCCTTTAAG ATTTTCAACAACAATGGATCAGCCGAATTTTCAGTGACAACTAATGAAACCTTTCGCATCACTCCAGAGCATATTGGCGCTCAGCTGCTACTGAAATTGAAGAAAATGGCAGAAGACTACCTTGGCATGCCCATTTCGAAGGCGGTCATCTCTGTGCCAGCAGAGTTTGATGAAAGGCAACGGAATTCTACCATTAAAGCAGCTAACCTTGCAG GGCTAGAAATTTTGCGAGTAATCAATGAACCCACAGCTGCAGCTATGGCTTATGGACTCCACAAAGCTGATGTGTTTAATGTTCTGGTGGTGGATTTGGGTGGAGGAACTTTGGATGTGTCTCTGCTGAACAAGCAGGGAGGGATGTTCCTCACACGGGCCATGGCAG GTAACAACAAACTTGGAGGACAGGATTTTAATCAGAGGTTGATGCTGTATTTATATGATCAGCTCCATCAAAAGTATGGTTCTCTGCcaacaagaaaagaagaaatacatcgCCTCAgacaggcagtggaagcagtTAAATTAAATTTGACTGTTCACGAGGCAGCTACGCTAAGGGTGTCGTTGACTATGCCAGAAAGGAAGCTTACAAAAGAACTTCCAGAAAGTGAGGTAACAACAAATACTGTCCTAAAAGGAAAGTCTTCACAAAAAACAAAAGATCTGAAAAATCTGGGAGACACTTCAAAAGTAGAGAACAACTTTGTCAAAGTtgtctttgaaacagaaatctCTAGGAAGCAATTTGAGTTGTTAAATGAGGACCTTTTTGAGAAGATTCTTGTGCCCATTGAACAGGTGTTGAAGGAAGGCCACCTACACAAAGCGGAAGTGGATGAAATTGTGTTAGTTGGAGGCTCCACCCGGATTCCTCAGATACGCAAAGTCATTCAGGATTTCTTCGGAAAGGAACCCAACACCTCTGTAGACCCTGATCTAGCAGTTGTAACGGGTGTGGCTATCCAAGCAGGAATTGTTGGTGGCTCCTGGCCTCTCCAAGTCAGCGCTATAGAAATTCCTAATAAGCATTTACAGAAGACTAATTTTAACTGA